In a single window of the Mauremys reevesii isolate NIE-2019 linkage group 3, ASM1616193v1, whole genome shotgun sequence genome:
- the LOC120399959 gene encoding XK-related protein 6 isoform X2: protein MSLAWVLASYHKLLRDSRDDKKSMSYRGALIHLFWRLFTISSRVLSFALFASIFQLYFGIFVVVHWCAMAFWIIHGGTDFCMSKWEEILFNMVVGIVYIFCWFNVKEGRTRYRMFAYYTVVLTENAALTLLWYFYRDPTTTDSYAVPALCCVFLSFAAGIALMLFYYGVLHPMGPRAKIFASSCCAELLWGIPLPPDVEPMAPETPGYRGAQATPTRAVTEQQEELTADTCLPVFQVRAMVPSTPSGRAYYPEGPLIKIDIPRKRYPAWDAHFVDRRLRRTINILQYVTPTAVGIRYRDGPLLYELLQYESSL from the coding sequence ATGTCCCTGGCTTGGGTGCTAGCCTCCTATCACAAGCTTCTTCGGGACTCTAGGGATGACAAGAAGAGTATGAGCTACAGAGGGGCCCTCATACATCTCTTCTGGCGCCTCTTCACCATCTCATCCAGAGTTCTCTCTTTTGCCCTCTTTGCTTCCATCTTCCAGCTCTACTTTGGGATCTTTGTAGTGGTCCACTGGTGTGCCATGGCTTTCTGGATCATCCATGGTGGGACTGACTTCTGCATGTCTAAGTGGGAGGAGATCCTCTTCAACATGGTGGTAGGGATTGTGTACATTTTCTGCTGGTTTAATGTCAAGGAAGGGCGGACTCGATACAGAATGTTTGCGTATTACACTGTAGTCTTGACAGAGAATGCTGCCTTGACGCTCCTTTGGTATTTTTACAGAGATCCTACAACTACTGACTCATATGCCGTGCCAGCACTGTGTTGTGTCTTTCTTAGCTTTGCTGCTGGGATAGCTTTGATGCTCTTCTATTATGGTGTGCTGCATCCCATGGGGCCGAGAGCTAAGATTTTTGCCAGCTCCTGTTGCGCCGAGCTGCTCTGGGGCATTCCTTTGCCTCCTGATGTTGAGCCCATGGCTCCCGAAACCCCTGGGTACCGGGGGGCCCAGGCTACGCCTACCAGAGCGGTCACGGAGCAACAGGAGGAACTCACAGCTGACACTTGCTTGCCAGTTTTCCAGGTGAGAGCAATGGTGCCATCTACTCCATCTGGGCGAGCCTACTACCCAGAAGGCCCTCTCATTAAGATTGACATCCCAAGAAAGAGATACCCTGCATGGGATGCCCATTTTGTAGACAGGCGGTTAAGAAGAACTATCAACATTCTCCAGTACGTCACCCCCACAGCTGTAGGTATTAGGTATAGAGACGGACCTCTCTTGTATGAGTTGCTACAATATGAGTCTTCACTTTAg